The sequence below is a genomic window from Pogoniulus pusillus isolate bPogPus1 chromosome 10, bPogPus1.pri, whole genome shotgun sequence.
aggaaaagcctGCTGAAGTAACAGTGCCGGAGGGGAGTGCTGCTTCGCCCTGCAAGGAACAGCCCTCCAAACACTTATTTCCTCCCCAAAGGAAAAAGGGACTGAAATGCCTTATGGATTTGTCTCAGTTCTGTTCAGAACTACACACTGACTCCTACCAAGCCGTTGGCCAGACAAGAAGCCTTAATCCTTACAGGACTTATTAAAGCATTCTGAGGGCATAGGGAATTTATCTTTTATTCcaaagccagctggaagttataTTTATCTGTAACTATTAAAACATACAATctgttgtggaaaaaaaaaatcatagcttAGAGTATTTAATTGGAGAGGATGTTCTGGTTCAGTCTATAAAGTGTGTTCATAGTGTTTGTGGCTCTTATGGATGTGATTTTAGAGACTAAGCTGTTTCTAAAAGCAGATTAATAATAAAAGCCACATTCTTGTACTACAGGTAAGGTTAAGTGAACAGTTCAGGGGCAGAACAGTTTCATTATGGTTTATAAAGAATGAAACTGGTGTGTAAGAGAGaactctacaattacctgaagggaggctgtggccaggagggggttgtTCTGTTCTCCcacgcaaccagcaacagaaggggacacagtctcaagttgtgctgggggaggtctaggctggatgttaggaggaagttgtcggcagagagagtgattggcattggaatggactgcccagggaggtggtggaggcaccgtccctggagatcttcaagaaaagcctggctgaggcacttggtggcatggtctggttgattggccagggctgggtgctaggttgggctggatgagcttggaggtctcttccaacctggttgattctatgattctgatgttGCTATTCTGTTGTTGATTCTGGGGTGGCATTTGCTGGTGCACAGAAACTGACTTCTTATGAGGATGAAATGGAGATGTATTTTTGCATGTGTGttgtctcctcttttcccttgtCCCTCCCTTACAGCCTTGcaggggggcagcagctgcctctctcCTCCATTTGAGCAGCATTACACTGCCGTGTTTGGCAACTGCTGgacagacagaatcacagcatcgtTAAGGTTGGAGAGGACTTGTATGACTGAGTCCACCTGCCACCCCAGGGCCACTGCAGCCATGTCCCCAAGCGCCACATCCACGTGTTTCTTGAACGCCTTCGGGGacggtgactctgccacctccctgggcagcatgggggcgctggctggagctgccagCCGTCGCGTTCGCCCCTCTTTCCTGCTGTTTGCACCCCCCGGGCCCTACCTCTGCTCGCagcgcggcggcggggccgggaggGCAGGCAGCGCTGCGGCCGGGGCCGCCTGCGGCCGCTCCCGAGGCGATTCCGGGGCAGGCCTGCGGACGTTCGTCCTCGCCTCAGGGCGGGCGGGCGAGGGAGGCGCTTCCCCGCCCGCGGGGCCGCCCCTCCGCGGGGGcgtgggggtgctgctgctgccgtgaCCCGGGCGCGGCCATGGGGCGGCTGTGGGGGCTGCTGGCGCTGCTgtgcggggcggcggcggcggcggccgcggcCCCGTCCCCGCCTGCCCCCGCGGCGGCCCCGCTGCTGTGTAACGTGAGCCTGGACAGCCCCGCCGAGGAGCGCTGGCTGCCGGTGCTGCGGCGCTTCGATGCCGCCTTCCTGCGCGCCGCCACCGCACGGATCATCGAGTGAgtgcggggcggcggcggcggcggcggggtgCGTGGGCAGTGGGGTGCGGGCGCGGTGCGGGGATCGGTAGCGGGTCCGgctttctgcttctcctccgCGGCGCTTGCCGCCCGCTGCCCGAGCGAGGAGGGCGAAGCGGTGCCgcagggctgcacagctgcGCGGCTCAGGGGCTCTGCGGCGGCAACCCCGTCCCagcgccctgcctgccagccaagAGCCTGTCCGAGGACGCCCGGGGAGAGCCCTGCTAGGAATAAAGCACCTCACCGGCGGGAAGGCCGTGCGGGATGTTTGGCCCGGGCTGTGCTGCGTTCTCCGAGGGCATGCAAAGCTGGggagatcctgccctggcagcgcgcttggactcgatgatctccagaggtcccttccgacgCCTCCCGTTCTGCGACGAACAAACGTGAACACGGCGCTTCAGGACGTGGTTTCACGgccctggtggtgttgggtcactGGTTGGATGCGACGATCTTAGAGGtgttctccaaccaaaacaatgctaTGATTCTTTGTCCCTGCTTagtgcagtggggttggacaggatggccttggagggtcccttccaaccccatgcgTTGAGTGATTTTATGGTGTgatttcagaggtcccttccagcccttaaccATTCTGTTACTCTGTAAACTGCAGGCTTGGTTCTTTCCTGTGAGAGCTGATGCCCTGTGTGTGTCTTGCAGTGAAAGTGTACCAAAATGGGTCCACGAGGTCATTCGGCCGctggcagcagaactggagctCTTTATGCCACAGCCCTTCGCAGGGGAGATCCTGGGAATCTGCAAAGCCCTGGGAATAAGTCTTGGAGATGGAGTCCTACTCAACTTTGCCTACGAATCGACTGCGTAAGTAGCTGAGACTTGCGGCCTCAGGCAGAGGTTTCTTCTTGCTTGGTGTGGGAGGATGCACAAAAAGGCAGCTGAAGGCACGTGGCAGACGGTTGGCACTTCTCATCCTCATCCCTCTTCATGCCTTCAGCTGGCAAGTTCCACTCACTCAGTTTGTATCCTGGGTTGAAAGAGAACCACAGAGCAGAGTTTTTAGAATGATGGAATCATTAAGCTTGGAacagccctctaagatcatcagagtccaaccatccacccaacaccaccgtggccattaaaccatgtcccctggTGCCATGTCTGCAGGGTTTATTTGTTAATAAAGGTAACACAGAGCTgcaatggggttttttttggtgtatatATACCTGTATAAATGCATAAAAATAACTTGGGACATCTATTCAAACTATTTGCATTTATTTCTCTTCAGACTCGTAGTGCCAAAGGAGAGAAACTTTgagaaagaagcttttcctgacactgcaagcccttgtcaaagtTATCTtcactttttaggctatcaggtagtgataggactagggggaatggatcaaagATGGacgtggggagattcagactggatgcgaggagaaagttcttcaccatgagagtggtgagagcctgtgttcagttttgggctcctcagttgaagagggacagggatctgctggagagggtccagcagagggctataaggatgatgaggggactggagggcatggctgatgaggagaggctgagggacctggggctgcttagtctggagaagagaagactgagaggggatgtgataaatgtttctaagtatctgagggctgccaggagctgggggacaggctctgctcactgctccctgggacaggacaaggagcaatgggtgtaagctgcagcacaggaggttctgcctcaacacaaaggggaacttcattactgtgagggtcacagagcactggaacaggctccccagggaggttgtggagtctccttctctggagacttccaaggcctgtctggatgtgttcctctgtgctctgtgttagatagcattgccctgctctggcaggggggttggacttgatccccttgagtcccttccaacccctaacatcctgtgagcctgtgatctttgCTAATTTAATAcacttgattaaaaaaaaccctgctttAACGAAAGTGAAAGTGTTATTAAAACGAGTTTCAGCAtgctgctgcttgtaaataatgGCTGACTCTTCAACAACTGCCATTTTCAGTTTGAAAGGATTTTGTTTGGCCTCTTTATCTAAAGTGGTGAGTAGAAATAAAAGCCAGGTGTAAGGTGAAATGATCTCCAGCTGTCCAAATGAAATCCAGAAACTCTCAGACTGATCCTCTGTGAGTTTCTTTTTTCTAGCTGTCAAGCATCTTGTTTAGAAACCCAAAAAGTTTCAGACTGATACCATCTGGACTTTTTTTTAGCTGTCAGCATTTTGTCTTGTTCAGAAAAGAGGTAAAATGAAGCAATTAAATTTTCCTGAAGTGGGAAgtgctgcttccttcctgggCTGTGATCTGCCCTGAAGCCAAACAAGTTTGGCTTTTGACTTTCTGAGCTAGGCAAACATACTgctaagttcatagaatcatagaatcaagcaggttggaagagatgtccaagctcatccagtccaacctagcacccagccctatccagtcaaccagaccatggcactaagtgcctcagccaggcttttcttgaaaatctccagggatggtgactccaccacctccctgggcagcccattccaatgccaatcactctctctgtgaacaacttcctcctaacatccagcctagacttctcctggcacaacttgagactgtgtccccttgttctgttgctggttgcctgggagaagagaccaaccccacctggctacaacctcccttcaggtagttgtagccagcaatgagctctgccctgagcctcctcctctccaggctaaacaaccccagctcccttagcctctcctcatagggtttatgttccaggcccctcaccagctttgttgcccttctctggacaccttccagcacctcaacatctctcttgaattgaggggcccagaactggacacagcactcaaggtgtggcctgagcagtgctgagtacaggggaagaataacctcccttgtcctgctggccacactgctcctgatgcaggccaggaagtTGAATGTATGCAAGGCTCTGTGGGATGGGACTTCTCCTTATGGATTTCATGCCTATGTTGCACTGAGCTAATTCAAGAGCTGTAGCTTTTCCTGAAGTCCTTCTGTTTCTTCCTGAAGGTTCTGCACCAGCATTGTTGCTCAGGATACCAAAGGAAACATTTACCACGGTCGGAACCTGGATTATGACTTTGTGGACATCTTGAGCAAGATTACAATTGATGTGAGGTTCCTCAAAAGTGGGCAGGTATGATCTGTAGTGAGCACAGCTAGGGGAGGTATTCCATGAAGGAATGGGCTGTGCAGACAGTGGGATTTAATAGAGGCATGTGGTTTCCACTCCCAAGTTTGCTGGATCATTGGAGCACCATAGTTGCTCTCGAGGAATGCAGGATGAGTATCagcttcttttgctttcttggcttccagtttgtgggGATAAAGTGGAGCAAATAAAATAGCATCAGCTGGTGTCTTAAGTTCATTGTGTGGAAGGAGATGTTGTAATGGGAAGATATTAAGAAAGAAACACAAAGATATTAagaaagaaatcatagaatcagtcagggttggaagggaccacaaggatcagccagttccaacccccctgccatgcccagggacaccctaccctagagcaggctgcacacagcctcagccagcctgcccttaaacacctccagccatggggcctcaaccacctccctgggcaacccattccagcctctcatcactctcatgctcaacaacttcctcctcacatccagtctgaacctacccacccctagctttgctctattcccccctagtcctgtcactacctgagagtaGTGAAGatactttttacaagggcttgtagtgctataatgagagggaatggctttaagcttgaggaggggagatttaggctggacattaggaagaaattcttggtagtgagggtggggagacactggaacaggctgcccagagagattgtggatgctccctccctggaggtgttcagggccaggctggatgaggccttgagcaacctgggctggtgggaggtgtccctgcccatgacagggggttggaactggatgttcttgaaggtctcttccaacccaactcattctatgaatctacctTAAAAAACAAAAGCTAGAGGGTACAGGAAAGAGATCAGTTTTGGCAGGAATTGATGCATTCTAAGGCTTCTTTCCTCAGGCTTTGCTAATTTTTTGTGACCAATGTGTGTGTTTTAGATCAACATTCCCAACAGTGACCTAATGGCTAAGTGCAGAGC
It includes:
- the NAAA gene encoding N-acylethanolamine-hydrolyzing acid amidase isoform X2, whose product is MGRLWGLLALLCGAAAAAAAAPSPPAPAAAPLLCNVSLDSPAEERWLPVLRRFDAAFLRAATARIIDESVPKWVHEVIRPLAAELELFMPQPFAGEILGICKALGISLGDGVLLNFAYESTAFCTSIVAQDTKGNIYHGRNLDYDFVDILSKITIDVRFLKSGQTLSKAEDFQSAVLRLAGIPIIAEVYYIVGGVSPKEGMVITRNRRGPADLWPLDPLGGAWFRVETNYDHWTTPPPFDDRRTPAIKALNATGQQNINFETLFKVLSVKPVLNNNTVYTTVMSAAHPDQYRTWIRTLQ
- the NAAA gene encoding N-acylethanolamine-hydrolyzing acid amidase isoform X3; protein product: MGRLWGLLALLCGAAAAAAAAPSPPAPAAAPLLCNVSLDSPAEERWLPVLRRFDAAFLRAATARIIDESVPKWVHEVIRPLAAELELFMPQPFAGEILGICKALGISLGDGVLLNFAYESTAFCTSIVAQDTKGNIYHGRNLDYDFVDILSKITIDVRFLKSGQVAYQGTTFLGYVGLWTGQSPHKFTISGDERAAGRWWENAVAAFLNRNYPVSWLVRDEVCHPKKAWSSPGTEEGQQISGPWILWEELGFVWRQTMTIGPLLLLLMIEELQPSKPSMPLGSRTSILKHSLRCCQ